A region from the Bacillus sp. Marseille-P3661 genome encodes:
- a CDS encoding class D sortase, with protein MSLIFFSITQIFLSDQKIEHSLKEWNEKVASISIIPSHASAAGVDDERENNAIQSNTPKQGEVVGKIIFPKLSEEFPIIEGTNEEQLSRGVGHYIGSVLPGMKDNSVLAGHRDGVFQNLNQLNNGDLIKVETITGVYTYKISKQQIVDENDRTIIVPTNEATLTLVTCYPFNFIGPAPKRYIITAHLTE; from the coding sequence TTGTCTTTAATATTTTTTTCGATTACACAAATTTTTTTATCAGACCAAAAAATAGAGCATTCACTTAAAGAGTGGAATGAAAAAGTTGCAAGTATATCAATAATACCCTCTCATGCTAGTGCCGCAGGCGTTGATGATGAGAGGGAAAATAATGCGATACAATCTAACACGCCAAAACAAGGCGAGGTTGTAGGCAAAATAATCTTCCCAAAATTATCAGAAGAATTTCCAATCATTGAAGGTACAAATGAAGAACAATTATCCCGTGGTGTTGGGCATTATATTGGAAGTGTCTTACCAGGAATGAAGGATAATTCTGTATTAGCTGGACATCGTGATGGAGTTTTTCAAAATCTAAACCAATTGAATAATGGAGATTTGATAAAAGTAGAGACAATTACTGGAGTTTATACCTATAAGATTAGTAAACAACAAATAGTCGATGAAAATGATCGAACAATAATTGTGCCAACAAACGAAGCCACGCTTACACTCGTGACCTGTTATCCCTTCAATTTTATCGGGCCAGCTCCTAAACGATATATCATAACGGCTCATTTAACAGAGTAA
- a CDS encoding DUF3231 family protein has product MDKESIKLTAPEISSLWTQYLFDSMSICFIKYVLEHIEDHEIKDIYIKALGYSERHIQQIKDFFMGENFPIPYGFSDQDVNIKAPRLFQDPFYLYYMYIMSLQGITAYALSLSTSIRSDLRKYYITCNAEVTNLFEKTMETLLSKGLFSRPPVLTPPTSAEFVKHQSFLTGWFGQRRPLTAMEIGDITFNMNKMHLHVALKVGFSQVAESDKIRKYINRGIEISNKHLENFDDIFREEKLNSPMSWQSQVTNSTTSPFSDKLLMYQVQLSTQIAVAFYGTALSVTSRRDLAFKYVTLTAELAKYAEDGANLMIDMGWLEEPPKASDRRELTKQNKG; this is encoded by the coding sequence ATGGATAAAGAAAGCATCAAATTAACAGCACCAGAAATATCGAGTCTTTGGACGCAATATTTGTTTGATTCAATGTCAATTTGCTTTATAAAATATGTACTCGAACATATTGAAGATCACGAAATCAAAGACATATACATAAAAGCTTTAGGCTATTCAGAGCGACATATTCAACAAATTAAGGATTTCTTTATGGGTGAAAACTTTCCTATTCCATATGGCTTTTCTGACCAAGATGTGAATATAAAAGCACCGCGTCTTTTTCAGGATCCTTTTTACTTGTACTATATGTATATTATGTCATTACAAGGAATTACCGCCTATGCACTATCACTTAGTACATCAATTCGCTCGGATTTAAGAAAATATTACATAACATGTAATGCTGAAGTTACGAATCTATTTGAAAAAACAATGGAAACGTTATTGTCAAAGGGTCTGTTTTCACGGCCCCCAGTCCTCACGCCCCCTACTTCTGCAGAATTTGTAAAACACCAAAGTTTTCTAACAGGATGGTTTGGACAACGGCGTCCATTAACAGCTATGGAAATTGGCGATATAACTTTTAATATGAATAAAATGCATCTACATGTAGCTTTGAAGGTTGGCTTTAGTCAGGTTGCTGAATCGGATAAGATACGTAAATATATAAATAGAGGAATTGAGATTTCGAATAAACATCTCGAGAACTTTGATGATATATTCCGTGAAGAAAAGCTTAATTCCCCAATGTCATGGCAATCACAAGTTACCAATTCAACTACATCACCTTTCTCTGATAAGTTACTGATGTATCAAGTACAATTGTCAACGCAAATTGCTGTCGCCTTTTATGGCACTGCTTTAAGTGTTACGTCAAGAAGAGACCTTGCTTTTAAATATGTGACACTTACTGCTGAACTTGCAAAATATGCTGAAGATGGAGCAAATCTTATGATCGATATGGGATGGTTAGAAGAGCCGCCAAAAGCAAGTGATCGCCGAGAATTGACAAAACAAAATAAGGGCTAG
- a CDS encoding phosphatidylglycerol lysyltransferase domain-containing protein: MYDIKIINSFIKKQKVMRESSTCDFDLHFDQLISLLKEKSGNHVSHLIFLRDKEIFWTKQRDVFLVYKRIANKLVVLGDPIGEETKIKDSIKEFFEFSKSKGLKPVFYQISPRYMQYYHDSGYRFVKLGEEGLVDLNQFSLEGKQGAKLRTRFNKFARNSYKFSVLHPPYSKELLSVLKLISDSWLGEQKEKGFSVVSFSKQYVSRFPIALLHDPDGNVIAFATLATDYKNTISIDLMRKSSESPHGTMDVLFIHIFKWAKDNGYHTCSLGMTPLANVGNCKHSFTSEKLIRLAYLYGNTLYNFKGLKKFKNKFTSNWEPKYLAYKRTLLPITFLQLLLLINSKQTTKNKGSLPS, from the coding sequence ATGTATGATATCAAAATAATTAATTCCTTTATAAAGAAACAAAAGGTGATGAGAGAATCTTCCACATGTGATTTTGACCTTCATTTTGACCAATTAATTTCTCTATTAAAAGAAAAAAGTGGAAATCATGTATCACATCTCATCTTCTTACGGGATAAAGAAATTTTTTGGACAAAACAACGAGATGTTTTTCTAGTTTATAAACGAATTGCAAATAAATTAGTTGTATTAGGTGATCCAATTGGGGAAGAAACTAAAATAAAAGATTCTATAAAGGAATTTTTTGAATTCAGTAAAAGCAAGGGACTTAAACCTGTTTTCTATCAAATTAGCCCACGTTATATGCAATATTATCATGATTCAGGTTATAGATTCGTCAAGTTAGGGGAAGAAGGGTTAGTTGATCTAAACCAATTTTCTTTAGAAGGCAAACAAGGAGCAAAATTGCGGACCAGATTTAATAAATTTGCTCGTAATTCATATAAATTCAGCGTATTACATCCACCTTATTCGAAAGAGTTACTTTCCGTGTTAAAACTTATCTCCGATTCATGGTTAGGAGAACAGAAGGAGAAAGGATTTTCAGTCGTATCTTTTAGTAAACAATATGTATCCCGATTCCCTATAGCACTTTTACATGACCCCGACGGGAACGTAATTGCCTTTGCAACATTAGCAACAGATTACAAAAATACAATTAGCATTGACCTGATGAGAAAGTCCTCAGAAAGTCCTCATGGAACAATGGATGTCTTATTTATTCATATCTTTAAATGGGCAAAAGATAACGGTTATCATACCTGTAGCTTAGGGATGACCCCACTTGCAAATGTCGGGAATTGCAAGCATTCATTTACAAGTGAAAAACTTATTCGCTTGGCCTATCTCTACGGCAATACATTGTATAATTTTAAAGGCCTTAAAAAGTTTAAAAATAAATTTACATCGAACTGGGAGCCTAAGTATTTAGCATACAAAAGAACTCTATTGCCGATTACTTTTTTACAATTACTTCTGCTGATTAATAGTAAACAAACTACTAAAAACAAAGGTTCTTTACCTTCTTAA
- a CDS encoding DUF6036 family nucleotidyltransferase: MSLIEKAKEQLQQLQSRNQFEKMLKVTAILTYLLEERRLRPIVVGGLAVEIYTRSDYTTTDIDLILSDREVANALLLELGFTKVGRHWYHEDLSVSIEIPNDILRDADEERVIELSLEKDLKVYVIAIEDIILNRLRACVHWKSSSDCEWGKRMLLLHRERLDIPYMFKQAKVDLTINILNEWIK; the protein is encoded by the coding sequence ATGAGCTTGATTGAAAAGGCGAAGGAACAATTACAACAACTTCAGTCTAGAAATCAATTTGAAAAGATGTTAAAAGTAACAGCCATTTTAACATATTTATTAGAAGAAAGACGATTACGTCCTATTGTGGTAGGAGGATTAGCTGTTGAAATCTATACTCGAAGTGATTATACGACAACAGATATCGACTTAATCCTAAGTGATCGAGAGGTTGCTAACGCACTATTGTTAGAATTGGGTTTCACGAAGGTAGGAAGACATTGGTATCATGAGGACTTGTCGGTAAGTATCGAAATTCCTAATGATATTTTAAGAGATGCAGATGAAGAAAGGGTTATTGAGCTTTCTCTTGAAAAAGATTTAAAGGTGTACGTTATAGCAATCGAAGATATTATTCTTAATCGACTTCGAGCATGTGTTCATTGGAAATCCTCTTCAGATTGTGAATGGGGAAAACGGATGTTACTGCTTCATCGCGAGCGTTTGGATATCCCATATATGTTTAAACAAGCAAAAGTAGATTTAACTATTAATATTTTAAATGAATGGATTAAATAA
- a CDS encoding glycerol-3-phosphate responsive antiterminator codes for MTLLHKIGKKPIIAALRDPKEVETAIKSNVDNIFFMGGNVQEVIKSVKLAKASNKGAFVHLDLIKGLSSVDKEVIEFVSEYIGVDGIITPKSHLVREAKKANLYGILHLFVLDSNALYKGKEMVANIQPDGIEIMPGILSKATREFSMVNENIPVIASGLIQSKAEVSDSLQAGATSLSVSEKDLWDLTFDELFIESNKQSTVDRVTRGRERSESTIG; via the coding sequence GTGACACTACTACATAAAATTGGAAAGAAACCTATTATCGCTGCATTAAGAGATCCTAAAGAAGTAGAAACAGCAATCAAAAGCAATGTGGATAACATTTTCTTTATGGGTGGAAATGTTCAGGAAGTAATCAAGTCAGTCAAACTTGCCAAAGCATCCAATAAAGGAGCGTTTGTTCATCTTGATCTTATCAAAGGCCTATCAAGTGTAGACAAAGAAGTTATTGAATTTGTGTCTGAATATATTGGTGTTGATGGAATAATAACTCCTAAAAGCCATCTTGTTCGTGAAGCTAAAAAAGCAAACTTGTATGGTATTTTACATTTATTTGTTTTAGATTCAAATGCTTTATATAAAGGGAAAGAGATGGTTGCAAATATTCAACCAGACGGTATTGAAATCATGCCAGGTATTTTATCAAAAGCAACGAGAGAGTTTTCGATGGTAAATGAAAATATCCCGGTGATTGCAAGCGGCTTAATTCAGTCAAAAGCAGAGGTTTCTGATAGCTTGCAAGCAGGGGCCACATCACTGTCAGTCAGTGAAAAAGATTTATGGGATTTGACATTTGATGAACTTTTTATTGAATCTAATAAACAATCAACTGTTGATAGAGTGACGAGAGGGAGAGAACGCTCTGAATCAACAATAGGATAG
- a CDS encoding alkaline phosphatase family protein, translated as MLSQNQSTIILLSIDGLANYYLEDPKVKMKNLRKLIESGTVAQGMNSIFPTATWAIHTSMVTGKYPNKHGVLGNRVVRKDIKQIGEYFGDRMWDKEDVLIGETIYDAAKRLGYKTASICWPVTRGAKSIDFNIPEFYEQDLFEKYSSQPFWNELKDAGFPVDQYGSWSTDHSRGQMQDWLTTEITKYLIQKRQANFIMLHYLLPDSFQHDYGTKSKEVYWALEYIDERIGDLIETLQSEGLWEDSHLFICSDHGFVDTKRTLYPNVLFKLNGLYDSQNPSNSKVLAVSNGGSSYVYLLEKDNIERERLRVVVRNLLNDTDGIRDVYEIDRFAELGLPGLGEHDNQRPDFVLECELDCFVHFEDSGNEVIVNESKIKGMHGYLPSHQQLKAMFIAVGKSFHSNHIIPEMNVVDIAPTIAKLLDVELENADGQVIEALFKEIRMIH; from the coding sequence ATGTTATCACAAAATCAATCAACTATTATTTTGTTAAGCATCGATGGACTGGCAAACTACTATCTTGAAGATCCAAAGGTAAAAATGAAAAACCTGAGAAAATTAATAGAAAGCGGAACCGTTGCGCAAGGAATGAATAGTATTTTTCCGACAGCTACATGGGCTATTCATACAAGTATGGTAACAGGTAAATATCCAAATAAACATGGTGTTCTTGGGAATCGTGTTGTGCGAAAGGACATAAAGCAAATAGGTGAATATTTTGGAGACCGCATGTGGGACAAAGAGGATGTTCTTATTGGAGAAACTATTTATGATGCAGCTAAAAGGCTTGGTTATAAAACGGCATCAATCTGTTGGCCTGTTACAAGGGGAGCAAAATCAATTGATTTCAATATTCCAGAGTTTTATGAACAAGATTTATTTGAGAAATATTCTTCTCAACCATTTTGGAATGAATTAAAAGATGCGGGGTTTCCGGTAGATCAGTATGGTTCATGGAGCACAGATCATTCACGGGGACAGATGCAAGACTGGCTTACAACAGAAATCACTAAGTATTTAATCCAAAAGCGACAAGCTAATTTTATTATGCTGCACTATTTATTGCCTGATAGCTTTCAGCATGACTACGGAACCAAATCAAAAGAGGTTTATTGGGCATTGGAATATATAGATGAAAGAATTGGGGACCTGATTGAGACTTTACAATCTGAGGGACTATGGGAAGATAGCCATTTGTTCATTTGCTCTGATCATGGATTTGTTGATACAAAACGTACATTATATCCAAATGTACTATTTAAACTAAATGGTTTGTATGATTCTCAAAATCCTTCTAATAGTAAAGTTTTGGCTGTATCAAATGGAGGTTCTAGCTATGTGTATCTTTTAGAAAAAGACAACATAGAACGAGAGCGATTAAGAGTAGTTGTTCGGAATTTACTGAATGATACAGATGGAATTCGTGATGTCTATGAAATTGATCGCTTTGCTGAATTAGGATTGCCTGGGCTGGGTGAACATGATAATCAGCGGCCAGATTTTGTGCTCGAATGTGAGTTGGATTGTTTTGTCCATTTCGAAGATAGTGGAAATGAAGTCATAGTAAATGAGTCGAAAATTAAAGGTATGCATGGCTATCTACCTTCACACCAACAATTAAAGGCGATGTTTATAGCTGTAGGAAAATCTTTTCATTCAAATCATATTATACCTGAAATGAACGTAGTGGATATTGCACCAACTATTGCAAAGTTATTAGATGTTGAATTGGAAAATGCTGATGGACAGGTGATTGAGGCATTATTTAAAGAGATAAGGATGATCCACTAG
- a CDS encoding HAD-IIA family hydrolase encodes MDTLMVPNLKEIKVFLFDLDGCLYFGKRPAEGAAELLATLRADNKVILFVTNNSTETAPEIVDKLFQLGIKANENEMICTTDLIGRLLKNQFGSLAVKVFGSDALKKQVRTSGHNVLSLDHHQKADAVIVGRDISFDYEKLRKIALEISNGALIISTNPDGYHFNDAKEMVPETGSLVASVESMFDIKVPYIGKPAPYLFEEALRRSGAHAHEMLMVGDNLNTDIVGGNSMGIKTAWIQNEKVNINIHIKPDFILKSIEELFLLYFNKV; translated from the coding sequence GTGGATACACTGATGGTTCCAAATTTAAAAGAGATAAAAGTATTTCTTTTTGATTTAGATGGTTGTTTATACTTTGGTAAGCGTCCTGCGGAAGGGGCAGCTGAACTTCTTGCAACTTTGAGAGCTGATAATAAAGTCATATTATTTGTTACAAATAATTCTACTGAAACAGCTCCTGAAATCGTTGATAAATTATTTCAACTTGGCATAAAAGCAAATGAAAATGAAATGATTTGCACAACTGATCTAATAGGTAGATTGTTAAAAAATCAATTTGGGAGTTTAGCTGTTAAAGTCTTTGGAAGTGATGCGTTAAAAAAACAGGTCCGAACGAGCGGGCATAATGTTTTATCACTAGATCACCATCAAAAGGCAGACGCAGTTATTGTTGGGAGGGATATATCTTTTGACTATGAAAAGTTAAGGAAAATAGCTTTAGAAATTAGTAATGGGGCACTTATTATCAGCACCAACCCGGATGGTTATCACTTTAATGATGCTAAAGAAATGGTACCTGAAACTGGCTCCCTAGTTGCATCTGTAGAGAGTATGTTTGATATAAAAGTCCCTTATATAGGAAAACCCGCACCGTATTTGTTTGAGGAAGCCTTAAGACGGAGTGGAGCTCATGCTCATGAGATGTTAATGGTGGGTGATAATTTGAATACAGATATTGTGGGCGGAAACAGTATGGGGATAAAAACCGCTTGGATTCAAAATGAAAAGGTTAATATAAATATTCATATAAAGCCTGATTTTATATTGAAGAGTATTGAGGAATTATTTCTTCTATACTTTAATAAAGTTTAA
- a CDS encoding carbohydrate ABC transporter permease: MRTAVTNVQVRERQKVNRRILKFLNLKKYIWPYAMLSPTLVILAIFFVFPFFFSLYLSFMQWNLVSPTKEFVGFFNYSSLLTDDVFWMALKNTMLYVFGTVPLSMIIAIGLAVLIESTGRRIREIYRFLLFIPVVASIAVTSIVWMLLMNPDTGLINNYLSMIGLTGPNWLNDPKWALWSLMIVGVWKAVGYNMVLYIAGLKGIDTQLYEAAEIDGAGSWKKFISITLPQLSPVNMFVLVVSIINSFQVFATVHIMTSGGPNNATNVLIYQVWQEAFQFFDIGRASALSMILFIIVLVIAVIQIRLIDSKVHYS, encoded by the coding sequence ATGCGTACTGCAGTTACGAATGTACAGGTAAGAGAGAGGCAAAAGGTTAATAGGCGCATATTAAAATTTTTAAATCTAAAGAAATATATTTGGCCGTATGCCATGCTATCTCCTACACTCGTGATTTTAGCTATCTTTTTCGTTTTTCCTTTTTTCTTTTCATTGTATTTAAGTTTTATGCAATGGAATCTGGTAAGTCCAACTAAAGAGTTTGTTGGATTCTTTAATTACTCTAGTTTATTGACTGATGATGTCTTTTGGATGGCCTTAAAAAATACGATGTTATATGTATTTGGTACCGTGCCATTATCGATGATCATTGCGATTGGATTAGCAGTATTAATAGAAAGTACAGGTCGGCGCATTCGTGAAATTTATCGCTTTCTATTATTTATACCTGTTGTTGCTTCAATTGCAGTAACTAGTATAGTGTGGATGCTACTTATGAATCCCGATACGGGCCTTATTAATAATTATTTAAGTATGATCGGATTAACGGGCCCAAACTGGTTGAATGACCCCAAATGGGCATTGTGGAGTTTAATGATTGTTGGTGTTTGGAAAGCGGTGGGTTATAACATGGTTTTATATATAGCAGGTTTGAAAGGGATTGATACGCAACTGTATGAAGCTGCCGAAATCGATGGTGCAGGCTCATGGAAGAAGTTTATTTCAATAACGTTACCACAACTTTCTCCGGTAAATATGTTTGTACTTGTTGTTAGTATTATTAATTCTTTTCAGGTATTCGCAACGGTTCATATTATGACGAGCGGTGGTCCCAATAATGCAACAAATGTATTGATCTACCAAGTATGGCAAGAAGCCTTTCAATTTTTCGATATTGGGAGGGCAAGTGCACTCTCTATGATTCTTTTTATTATCGTTCTAGTAATTGCTGTTATCCAAATAAGATTGATTGATTCAAAGGTACATTATTCTTAA
- a CDS encoding carbohydrate ABC transporter permease, with translation MKIIVKDPTHSFILHGFLILFTCIALLPIFWMISVSFKPSNEIYSNWWFLPVPFSIEGYAQVFEHTPFLMWLTNSVLITSLQTLGQVVLAFFAAYVFSRFEFPGRDWLFYLVLATMIIPHQAMMVPTYITVNMFNWVNTLTGVIVPFLASGYAIFLLRQFFLGVPKSLAEAAEVDGCGPLRILWYIYLPASIPALTALSIILFVNNWNEFYWPLLILMDENKFTLPVALVQFQNEGVLETVPTMAVATLSTIPVLALYFMCQKKFVEGFTNTGLKG, from the coding sequence GTGAAGATTATAGTAAAAGACCCTACACATTCATTCATTCTGCACGGATTTCTAATATTGTTTACTTGTATAGCACTATTGCCAATTTTTTGGATGATCAGTGTTTCCTTTAAACCGTCTAACGAGATTTATAGTAATTGGTGGTTCTTACCTGTACCCTTCTCGATTGAAGGTTATGCCCAAGTGTTTGAACATACACCATTTCTTATGTGGTTAACAAATAGCGTATTGATCACATCTTTACAGACATTAGGTCAGGTTGTATTAGCTTTTTTTGCTGCGTATGTTTTTTCAAGGTTCGAATTTCCAGGACGTGATTGGCTATTTTATTTAGTGCTAGCCACGATGATCATCCCTCACCAAGCTATGATGGTGCCTACATATATTACAGTTAATATGTTTAATTGGGTGAATACATTAACAGGTGTGATTGTTCCGTTTTTAGCAAGTGGCTATGCTATTTTTCTTCTAAGGCAGTTCTTTTTAGGAGTACCCAAAAGTTTAGCTGAGGCAGCTGAGGTCGATGGTTGTGGGCCTTTAAGGATTTTATGGTATATATATTTGCCAGCCTCAATACCAGCACTTACTGCGTTAAGCATAATATTATTTGTGAATAATTGGAATGAATTTTATTGGCCGCTACTGATATTGATGGATGAAAATAAGTTTACATTACCCGTTGCGCTTGTTCAATTTCAAAATGAAGGCGTGCTTGAAACTGTACCAACTATGGCAGTAGCAACATTATCTACAATTCCAGTACTAGCTTTATATTTTATGTGTCAAAAAAAGTTTGTTGAAGGATTCACGAATACAGGTCTTAAAGGCTAA
- a CDS encoding ABC transporter substrate-binding protein has translation MKRKLLTCIAILFLLFSLGCSNISSSSEPVTPSENSNGDPIEIEFMHIWGGSAGEAVDRLVTEYNESQDKVHVKPVFVQGSYEGILEKLQILATSNQLPDLVLSGFTYTNYMIKNMPIVPLQTFIDKENMDLSDFFPKMLELGKGMGEVADGSIYGLPFVVSTPVVYYNKDLFEQAGLDPENPPKTFDEWREVAKLLTNGDQKGIYFNYSITGNWLFQAMTETLGGQMIAVDETQVAFNNVAGKQSLQYWVDLINVDQTMPNVDNQQAVQSFTSGKLGVYVNTTASLRQLQAESDFEIGTAPFPVDGTHPRKVPAGGNAIYMIESNTEQEEAAWDFIKFATSPKGTTIISEGIGYMAVRQSAIEKDELLGKYLKEENPVAYTTYTQVDDMVPWYNYPGEGGTRIYKIVQDNIQAALTLQKSVEEALNGAAKEANQLIR, from the coding sequence ATGAAACGTAAGTTATTAACTTGTATAGCTATTCTATTCTTATTATTTTCACTAGGTTGTTCAAATATATCCAGTTCATCAGAGCCAGTCACTCCATCCGAAAATTCAAATGGAGATCCTATTGAAATTGAATTTATGCACATTTGGGGAGGAAGTGCAGGAGAAGCAGTAGATCGTTTAGTTACAGAATACAACGAAAGTCAGGATAAAGTGCATGTCAAACCGGTCTTTGTTCAAGGATCATATGAAGGAATACTGGAAAAGCTTCAGATTTTAGCGACTTCAAACCAATTGCCAGACTTAGTATTATCAGGGTTTACATATACAAATTATATGATTAAAAATATGCCTATTGTTCCATTACAAACGTTCATAGATAAAGAGAATATGGATCTATCTGACTTCTTTCCCAAAATGCTTGAACTAGGTAAAGGAATGGGTGAAGTAGCAGATGGGAGTATTTACGGACTTCCATTTGTAGTGAGTACACCGGTTGTTTATTACAATAAAGATCTTTTTGAACAGGCAGGTTTAGATCCAGAAAATCCTCCAAAGACATTTGATGAATGGCGTGAAGTCGCTAAATTATTAACCAATGGAGACCAAAAAGGAATTTATTTTAACTATAGCATTACAGGAAATTGGTTATTCCAAGCGATGACGGAGACATTAGGCGGACAAATGATTGCGGTTGATGAAACACAGGTAGCTTTTAACAATGTTGCGGGTAAACAATCATTACAATATTGGGTTGATTTAATTAATGTTGATCAAACAATGCCAAACGTTGATAATCAACAAGCCGTGCAAAGCTTTACAAGCGGAAAGCTAGGCGTGTACGTAAATACAACAGCTTCACTACGTCAACTTCAGGCAGAAAGTGATTTTGAAATTGGAACAGCCCCATTCCCGGTTGATGGCACACATCCCCGTAAAGTACCTGCTGGGGGAAATGCCATTTACATGATTGAATCTAACACAGAACAAGAAGAAGCTGCATGGGATTTTATTAAGTTTGCAACTTCTCCTAAAGGAACGACGATAATCTCAGAAGGAATCGGTTATATGGCTGTACGTCAAAGTGCGATAGAAAAGGATGAGCTATTAGGAAAGTATTTAAAGGAAGAAAATCCGGTAGCCTACACAACTTATACACAGGTTGATGATATGGTCCCATGGTATAACTATCCTGGTGAAGGTGGAACACGTATTTACAAGATTGTTCAAGATAATATTCAGGCTGCACTTACACTGCAAAAGTCAGTCGAGGAAGCTTTAAATGGTGCAGCGAAGGAAGCAAATCAATTAATACGATAA
- a CDS encoding ABC transporter ATP-binding protein translates to MGELKLEHVFKYYDSNKASVNDFNLHIKEKEFVVFVGPSGCGKSTTLRMIAGLEDISKGDLYIEGIRVNDVSPKDRDIAMVFQNYALYPHMNVFDNMAFGLKLKKVPKDVIKNKVQAAATMLGLEEYLYRKPKALSGGQRQRVALGRAIIRDAKIFLMDEPLSNLDAQLRTQMRAEIIKLHQSLQTTTIYVTHDQTEAITMATRIVVMKDGVIQQVGTPKEVYNNPENMFVGGFIGTPAMNFLTGIVQEGKFKIGDVEIVIPKEKLFTLKGNGYKNCEIVIGIRPENVHRIYEDNSKHSLDVIHATVDVAELMGSETLLYLKLGGQTFTAKVSANEDVLVGESIPINLDLNKAHFFDKDSGLRIR, encoded by the coding sequence ATGGGCGAACTTAAGTTGGAGCATGTATTTAAGTATTATGACAGCAATAAGGCTTCTGTAAATGATTTTAATTTACATATTAAAGAGAAGGAGTTCGTTGTATTTGTTGGGCCTTCAGGATGTGGCAAATCAACGACATTGCGAATGATTGCAGGGCTTGAAGACATCTCGAAGGGGGATTTATATATAGAAGGAATACGAGTAAATGACGTATCTCCAAAAGACCGTGATATAGCTATGGTATTTCAAAATTATGCTTTATATCCACATATGAATGTGTTTGATAACATGGCATTCGGATTAAAGCTTAAGAAAGTTCCTAAGGATGTAATCAAAAACAAAGTTCAAGCTGCCGCGACAATGCTAGGATTGGAAGAGTATTTATATCGAAAACCGAAAGCATTATCTGGTGGACAAAGGCAGAGGGTTGCCTTAGGACGTGCGATCATCAGGGATGCCAAAATTTTTTTAATGGATGAGCCATTATCTAATCTAGATGCGCAGCTTCGTACACAAATGCGAGCTGAAATTATCAAGCTACACCAGAGCCTGCAAACGACAACGATTTATGTTACTCATGATCAGACTGAGGCTATTACGATGGCTACGCGGATTGTTGTAATGAAGGATGGTGTTATTCAACAAGTAGGAACACCTAAAGAGGTATATAATAATCCGGAAAATATGTTTGTCGGCGGCTTTATTGGAACTCCTGCCATGAATTTTTTAACCGGTATTGTTCAAGAAGGGAAGTTTAAAATTGGTGATGTTGAAATTGTAATACCGAAAGAAAAGCTCTTTACTTTAAAAGGAAATGGTTATAAGAACTGTGAAATTGTTATAGGAATCCGTCCTGAAAATGTACATAGAATATATGAAGATAATAGTAAGCATAGTTTGGATGTCATCCATGCTACAGTAGATGTAGCTGAATTAATGGGCAGTGAAACACTTTTATATTTGAAGTTGGGTGGTCAAACATTTACTGCAAAGGTTAGCGCCAATGAAGACGTTCTTGTTGGCGAAAGTATTCCTATAAATTTAGATTTGAATAAAGCTCATTTTTTTGATAAAGATTCAGGCTTACGAATTCGCTAA